In the genome of Dyadobacter fermentans DSM 18053, the window ATCCGGTACGAACTGGATAATGAAATGAGCGATCCGAAAATCATCGCTGTCACGAGCCTGGGCTATGATGTGGGCAAAACGCCGTTCGTGATTGCACTGGCCTGGGCATTTTCCAAGATCAATAAGACGGTTCTGATCATCGACGGCAACTTCGGGCAGCCCGACATTTCCAAACTGAACCCGGAAAGCACGCCTTTCGAGAGTTTTGTTAAATCCAATACATTGCCGGAAGCGACGCCGGGGCAGATCAGCATTCTCGGTGCAAGATCCGGTGACATTTCGGTGCTCGAACTGGCCGATGAAAAGACGATCGGCGAGCGTTTGCAGGCATTGAAAACGCGCTTTGATATTATCCTGATCGAAACCGATTCGCTGCGTGCGATGAACCGCGCCAAAGAATGGGTGTCGTTTGCAGACCTGGTGGTGTCGGTGTTTGCGGCCGGCCGCTCGATCGGTTCGGAAGATCAGTCGAAAATACAGTATCTCGACAGCCTGAACGGCAAGTTTGCCGGGTGGGTACTGACCAACACCGAGAGCATTCCGGAACAAGCCGGAAAAGTGGCTAAACCCGTGGAAGCATGAGAATCCTGGAATGGATATGGCTGGCGATTCAGGTAGCGATCGGGTACAACCTGGTGTTTCCGGTGCTTCTGCTGCTGATTTACGGCATCAGAAAGGCCGTGAAAGGCCGTGCGGCCGTGAATGCGCAGGCCGGCCTGCTCGACTACGGCATTATCGTGACGGCCTATGAGTACACCGCTCAGCTGCCGGCCGTGGTGGGCTCGCTGTTACAGCTGCGCTACGAGCGGTACCACATTTACGTCGTGGCCGACAAATGCGATATCAGCAACCTGCATTTTCCGACGGACAAGGTGTCGCTGCTGCGTCCCGAGCAGGTTTTGGGCAGTAACACGCGGTCGCACTTTTATGCCATCCGCCGCTTCGTCCGTCCGCATTCGCACCTGACGATCATCGACAGCGATAACCTCACCGACCCCGACTATCTCCACGAACTGAACGCATATTTTGCCCAGGGGTACGAAGCCGTGCAGGGGGTTCGCGAAGCGAAAAACCTTGATACCACCTACGCCTGCCTGGACGCGGCCCGCGATATTTATTACCATTTCTACGATGGAAAGGTGCTTTTCGGCGCCGGCTCATCCGCCACGCTGGCAGGCTCGGGTATGGCATTCACTACGGCATTGTACGAAAAGGTGCTGGGCCATCTGGACGTCACCGGCGCAGGCTTCGATAAAGTATTGCAGGAAGGCATTGTGAGCCGCGGCTATCGCATTGCTTTTGCGGAAAAGGCCATTGTCTATGACGAGAAAACAACCGGCTCCGACCAGCTGGTGAAGCAGCGCGCGCGGTGGATCAATACCTGGTTCAAATACTTCGGCTACGGGTTTAAGATTTTGTTCAAAGGCATTACCCGGTTCAGTATGAACCAGATACTGTTCGGGCTGGTGCTGCTAAGGCCGCCTTTGTTCATTTTTCTGTTGCTTTCGGTGGCATTTATGTTGGTGAACGTGCTCATTGCTCCGGTGCTGGCGCTGGCCTGGCTGGGTGCATTGGTAGTGTTCGTGCTTGGTTTTTACATTTCCCTGAAAAGCTCGCCTACGGACCCGAAGATTTACCAGTCGCTGGTCAACATCCCGAAATTCATGTTTTACCAGCTCACGGCGCTGCTTAATGCCCGGCGTGCGAACAAGATTTCGGTAGCGACGCGCCAGGAAAACAAAACGCAGGGTTAACACACGGATGCCATGAAAATTTATCCCGAAAAGAGAGTCACCGAGCGAAAGGGGGGATTAGCGTCGCTTACACCCTTGCAGCAAAAAATGCGTCAGGCAGCATTGCTGCTTGCGTTGGTGAGCGTGTTTGTCTGGTTTTTCAAAATACTATTTTTTTAGTGAAAGACATTCAGATACATATTCCCGGAAAAAGCAGTGAGGGGCTGAGCCGCGTGGAAAAGCTGCGGGCGCTGTTCGACCGCCGACTGGCGGGGCTTCTTGTGCTGCTGCTGATTTCGCTGGCATTCGGTGCGCTCATCGCCTACCAGGGCATTCTCGCCGGGGCGGGCATTCTGGGGCTGATGTTCGGTCCGCCGGTGGTGTACTGCATTGTAGCGTTTCCGGAATTTGGCATTACCGTGTTGCTGATGCTCGCCTACCTGCTGTTTTTCGTGGGCCGGCTGGGCGTTAACTTCCCGCTCGGCACCGTCATGGATGGCATCCAGGGGCTGCTCATCCTCGGATTTTTCATCCACCAGAAGCGCCGTTCCGACTGGAAGATATTCAAAGGGCCGATCAGCGTCATGATCCTCATCTGGATCGCCTACAACCTGATGCAGGTCGCTAATCCATCGGCCGAGTCGCGGCTGGCGTGGGTGTACACCATTCGCGCGGTGGCGATCGTGATGCTTACCTACTTTGTATTCATGTACCAGATCCGCACGATCAGCTTCCTGCGGTTCCTGATCAAATTATGGCTCGGGCTGGCGCTGTTTGCGGCGCTGTACGCCTACAAGCAGGAATATATCGGTTTCTCGGCGGCCGAGGATGCCTGGCTCAACTCGGAGGGCGTTGCCGACCTGCTCTTTATCGCCGGGCATTGGCGTAAATTCTCCATTTTCTCGGACCCGGTGGCGTTTTCCTATAACATGGTGGTGGCCGCGATTATCTGCATTGCCTTGCTCACTTTCGTGAAAGAAACCTGGAAAAAAGCGGTACTGGTAATCATGCTGCTGCTATTCTTTTCTTCCATGCTTTTTTCGGGCACCCGCGGGGCATATGTGCTCATACCGGCGGCGATGGTGCTTTTTGTGATTTTGCGGATAAACAGGCAGGTGCTGATATTTACCGGGGTAGCCGGGTTGTTCTTCCTTTTCCTCGTTTTTGTCCCCACCACCGATTCGAACATCGTCCGTTTCCAGACAGCCTTCAAACCGAACGACGACATTTCGTTCCAGGCCCGTAAAAACAATCAGAAACGCATCCAGCCGTACATCCTGACGCACCCGATCGGAGGCGGGCTGGGAGCCACCGGAGCCTGGGGGCAGCGCTTTGCCCCGCAGTCATACCTCGCCAACTTCCCGCCCGACAGCGGTTATGTCCGCATTGCGGTGGAGCTGGGCTGGGTGGGCTTGTTTCTATTCTGCCTGCTGATGTTTTTTATATTGAGAGAGGGGATCAATAACTATTTCCTGATCCAAAACCCCGAACTGAAAACCTATTGCCTGGCGATGCTTTTAGTGGTGTTCGCTTACAACGTGGGCAATTATCCGCAGGAAGCGCTGGTCCAGTTTCCTTCCAACATTTATTTCTACCTCGCAGCCGCGATCATCAATATCACACGCATCATCGACGAACGGGAGCGGAGGACGGTAAATGCATAATTACCCAGCGTATGAAAATAGCTCACCTGATACTGGCGCACGCCGCACCGGCCCAACTATCGAAGCTGATCGGCGCACTTGCTCATCAAGACGCTTATGTATTTGTTCACCTCGACCAAAAGGCTGACCTGAGTGCATTCGGTTTCTTGTTGGAAAGTAAAAATGTGGTGCTCGTACCTGCACGCATTCGTGTGGGCTGGGGCGCTTACAGCATTGTGGAAGCGACATTGCAGGGTTTCAGGGCCATTGCGCACTCCGGCATCCATTTCGATTACGTTAATCTGCTCAGCGGCGCCGATTACCCTTTGAAATCCGCCGGCGAAATCCATGACTTTTTCAGCCGGAACAACGGGCATAATTTTATGGAATACCATCGGGTGTCCGACGAATGGACGGAAGCCATTCCTCGCCTCACCGGTTATCACCTGACCAACTATCAGTTTCCGGGCAAACATCTGGCGGAGAAATGGCTGAACAAACTGCTTCCCGCACGCACGATGCCAGCCGGACTTGAAGCGGTGGGACGCTCGCAATGGATGACCCTCACGATGGACGCGGTGCAGTACATCCTGGCGTATCTGGACGACCATCCCGAGGTGATAAGGTATTTCAAGCTCACCTGGGCCCCGGATGAGATAATTTTTCAAACTATTTTGTATAATTCACCATTCCGTTCTTCGCTCGTTAACGATAATTTGAGGTATATTGACTGGTCGAAAGGCGGGGCAAGCCCGAAAGTGCTGACGGAAGAGGACTTTGACAGATTATCGGATTCGGGGAAGCTGTTTGCAAGGAAGTTTGACCTGGCGCAATTCCCGACGGTACTTAGCAAGCTGGACAGAAAATTCGGAATCACTAATTATAAAGCGAGTCTCAACGGAGGTGGGAAGTTATAAACAACCCACATTAGCCACAGCAACATGGATATTGTC includes:
- a CDS encoding beta-1,6-N-acetylglucosaminyltransferase; the protein is MKIAHLILAHAAPAQLSKLIGALAHQDAYVFVHLDQKADLSAFGFLLESKNVVLVPARIRVGWGAYSIVEATLQGFRAIAHSGIHFDYVNLLSGADYPLKSAGEIHDFFSRNNGHNFMEYHRVSDEWTEAIPRLTGYHLTNYQFPGKHLAEKWLNKLLPARTMPAGLEAVGRSQWMTLTMDAVQYILAYLDDHPEVIRYFKLTWAPDEIIFQTILYNSPFRSSLVNDNLRYIDWSKGGASPKVLTEEDFDRLSDSGKLFARKFDLAQFPTVLSKLDRKFGITNYKASLNGGGKL
- a CDS encoding O-antigen ligase family protein; translation: MKDIQIHIPGKSSEGLSRVEKLRALFDRRLAGLLVLLLISLAFGALIAYQGILAGAGILGLMFGPPVVYCIVAFPEFGITVLLMLAYLLFFVGRLGVNFPLGTVMDGIQGLLILGFFIHQKRRSDWKIFKGPISVMILIWIAYNLMQVANPSAESRLAWVYTIRAVAIVMLTYFVFMYQIRTISFLRFLIKLWLGLALFAALYAYKQEYIGFSAAEDAWLNSEGVADLLFIAGHWRKFSIFSDPVAFSYNMVVAAIICIALLTFVKETWKKAVLVIMLLLFFSSMLFSGTRGAYVLIPAAMVLFVILRINRQVLIFTGVAGLFFLFLVFVPTTDSNIVRFQTAFKPNDDISFQARKNNQKRIQPYILTHPIGGGLGATGAWGQRFAPQSYLANFPPDSGYVRIAVELGWVGLFLFCLLMFFILREGINNYFLIQNPELKTYCLAMLLVVFAYNVGNYPQEALVQFPSNIYFYLAAAIINITRIIDERERRTVNA
- a CDS encoding glycosyltransferase, with the translated sequence MRILEWIWLAIQVAIGYNLVFPVLLLLIYGIRKAVKGRAAVNAQAGLLDYGIIVTAYEYTAQLPAVVGSLLQLRYERYHIYVVADKCDISNLHFPTDKVSLLRPEQVLGSNTRSHFYAIRRFVRPHSHLTIIDSDNLTDPDYLHELNAYFAQGYEAVQGVREAKNLDTTYACLDAARDIYYHFYDGKVLFGAGSSATLAGSGMAFTTALYEKVLGHLDVTGAGFDKVLQEGIVSRGYRIAFAEKAIVYDEKTTGSDQLVKQRARWINTWFKYFGYGFKILFKGITRFSMNQILFGLVLLRPPLFIFLLLSVAFMLVNVLIAPVLALAWLGALVVFVLGFYISLKSSPTDPKIYQSLVNIPKFMFYQLTALLNARRANKISVATRQENKTQG